In Thauera aromatica K172, one DNA window encodes the following:
- the adh gene encoding aldehyde dehydrogenase, with product MDMLDPARAGLNLKTRYGNYIGGQWRAPAAGRYFDNITPITGRPICEIPRSDEEDVECALDAAHQAKAAWGRTSAAERAAVLNRIAERMEANLERLAQVETWDNGKPIRETRAADIPLAIDHFRYFAACVRAQEGSLGEIDHATVAYHFHEPLGVVGQIIPWNFPLLMAAWKLAPALAAGNCVVLKPAEQTPLSILVFAELVGDLLPPGVLNIVNGFGVEAGKPLASSKRIAKIAFTGETGTGRLIMGYASQNLIPVTLELGGKSPNIFFEDVAAQDDAFFDKAIEGFVMFALNQGEVCTCPSRALIQESIYERFIERALQRVAEIRQGNPLDPATMIGAQASAEQRDKIERYLAIGRDEGAEVLAGGERACLGGELAGGFYIRPTVFKGHNKMRVFQEEIFGPVVSVTTFRDREEALAIANDTPFGLGAGVWTRNINTAFHLGRQLEAGRVWTNCYHAYPAHAAFGGYKQSGIGRETHKMMLEHYQQTKNLLVSYSEDKLGFF from the coding sequence ATGGACATGCTCGATCCCGCCCGCGCCGGGCTGAATTTGAAGACCCGCTACGGCAACTACATCGGCGGCCAGTGGCGGGCGCCGGCCGCCGGGCGCTACTTCGACAACATCACCCCGATCACCGGGCGGCCGATCTGCGAGATTCCGCGCTCGGACGAGGAGGACGTCGAGTGCGCGCTCGACGCCGCACACCAGGCCAAGGCCGCCTGGGGGCGGACCAGCGCCGCCGAGCGCGCCGCGGTACTCAACCGCATCGCCGAGCGCATGGAGGCCAATCTCGAGCGGCTGGCCCAGGTCGAGACCTGGGACAACGGCAAGCCGATCCGCGAGACGCGCGCCGCCGACATCCCGCTTGCGATCGACCACTTCCGCTACTTCGCCGCCTGCGTGCGGGCGCAGGAAGGCAGTCTCGGCGAGATCGACCACGCCACCGTCGCCTACCATTTCCACGAGCCGCTCGGCGTCGTCGGCCAGATCATCCCGTGGAACTTCCCGCTGCTGATGGCGGCGTGGAAGCTCGCCCCGGCGCTCGCCGCCGGCAACTGCGTGGTGCTCAAGCCGGCCGAGCAGACCCCGCTGTCGATCCTGGTGTTCGCCGAACTGGTCGGCGACCTGCTGCCGCCGGGCGTGCTCAACATCGTCAACGGTTTCGGCGTCGAGGCCGGCAAACCGCTCGCCTCGAGCAAGCGCATCGCCAAGATCGCGTTCACCGGCGAGACCGGCACCGGGCGGCTGATCATGGGCTACGCCAGCCAGAACCTGATCCCGGTCACGCTCGAGCTCGGCGGCAAGTCGCCGAACATCTTCTTCGAGGATGTCGCGGCGCAGGACGATGCCTTCTTCGACAAGGCGATCGAGGGCTTCGTGATGTTCGCGCTGAACCAGGGCGAGGTGTGCACCTGCCCGAGTCGCGCGCTGATCCAAGAGTCGATCTACGAGCGCTTCATCGAGCGCGCCTTGCAGCGCGTCGCCGAGATCCGCCAGGGCAACCCGCTCGATCCGGCGACGATGATCGGCGCCCAGGCCTCGGCCGAGCAGAGGGACAAGATCGAGCGCTACCTGGCGATCGGCCGCGACGAGGGCGCCGAAGTGCTCGCCGGCGGCGAGCGCGCCTGCCTCGGCGGCGAGCTTGCCGGCGGCTTCTACATCCGGCCGACGGTGTTCAAGGGCCACAACAAGATGCGCGTCTTCCAGGAGGAGATCTTCGGCCCGGTGGTGTCGGTGACGACCTTCCGCGACCGTGAGGAGGCGCTCGCGATCGCCAACGATACCCCGTTCGGACTCGGTGCCGGAGTGTGGACGCGCAACATCAACACCGCTTTCCACCTCGGCCGCCAGCTCGAGGCCGGCCGCGTGTGGACCAACTGCTACCACGCCTATCCGGCGCATGCGGCGTTCGGCGGCTACAAGCAGTCGGGCATCGGCCGCGAGACCCACAAGATGATGCTCGAACACTATCAGCAGACCAAGAACCTGCTGGTGAGCTACAGCGAGGACAAGCTCGGCTTCTTCTGA